A single window of Salvia splendens isolate huo1 chromosome 8, SspV2, whole genome shotgun sequence DNA harbors:
- the LOC121743859 gene encoding transcription factor HHO2-like produces the protein MDDFIKKSSMLDFHVHALEEELHKIEAFKRELPHSMQLLKHVIERLKAESGRDGRVKASNELTEKNDWRTCVQICTPMSRDEASVIPLKSGFAEGPGNGNLFKLRNEGGAFSAFKRAMNEKSEADLSDDGTPRAEQKKQRRCWSPELHKIFVDALQQLGGAQTATPKQIRERMKVEGLTNDEVKSHLQKYRIYMKRVDSAVAVSEMKTKTTSQ, from the exons ATGGATGATTTCATCAAGAAATCATCGATGCTGGATTTCCATGTCCATGCATTGGAAGAAGAATTGCACAAGATTGAAGCCTTCAAACGTGAACTGCCTCACTCCATGCAACTGCTCAAACatg tGATTGAAAGGTTGAAGGCGGAAAGCGGAAGAGATGGAAGGGTAAAAGCGTCAAATGAATTAACCGAGAAGAATGATTGGAGGACTTGTGTTCAGATCTGTACACCGATGTCAAGAGATGAAGCCTCTGTTATTCCCCTGAAATCA GGATTCGCGGAAGGGCCGGGCAATGGGAATCTGTTTAAGCTCAGGAACGAAGGAGGGGCATTTTCGGCATTCAAGAGAGCAATGAATGAAAAGAGTGAGGCTGATTTGAGCGATGACGGAACTCCGAGGGCGGAGCAGAAGAAACAGAGGCGTTGTTGGTCTCCGGAGTTGCACAAGATTTTTGTTGATGCCCTCCAACAGCTTGGTGGTGCGCAGA CGGCCACACCCAAGCAGATTAGGGAGCGAATGAAGGTTGAAGGTCTCACTAATGATGAAGTTAAAAGTCATTTACAG AAATACAGAATCTATATGAAGAGAGTTGATTCAGCGGTAGCAGTTTCGGAAATGAAGACGAAGACGACTAGTCAGTGA
- the LOC121743733 gene encoding patatin-like protein 2 produces the protein MAPDPKKGSLVTILSIDGGGIRGIIPATILQFLESKLQELDGADARIADYFDIVAGTSTGGLLATMITAPNHNKRPLYAAKDIIDFYLNQCPSFFPGCDRHNVLKTLKNLFGPKYNGRCLRTLLKKQLGDITIKETLTNLVILAFDIKRLQPVIFTTKDAKEKSYRDAKLCDICIGTSAAPTFLPAHYFETVDEAGNTTTYDLIDGGVAANNPTLIAISQITNGILAGDSDYVEMSALDGSKVLVLSLGTGIPKQAEKYSAEAAARWGLLGWVYKWRNTPLMDVFGDASSDMVDIHVSTLFQSLHTKKNYLRIQDDTLCGDQTSLDIATSRNLQELVGVAQRRLTMPMSRVDLETGQFEEVEGEGTNEEALIRFAKQLSAERKLRELGETHKTLVIH, from the exons ATGGCTCCTGATCCCAAAAAGGGAAGCCTTGTAACCATCCTCAGCATCGACGGCGGCGGCATCCGAGGCATCATCCCTGCTACCATTCTCCAATTTCTTGAATCCAAGCTCCAg GAGCTAGATGGTGCAGATGCAAGAATTGCAGATTACTTTGACATAGTAGCCGGAACCAGCACTGGTGGCTTGCTAGCCACCATGATCACCGCCCCCAACCACAATAAACGCCCCTTGTATGCCGCAAAGGACATCATCGACTTTTATCTCAACCAATGCCCCTCCTTCTTCCCCGGTTGCGA CCGGCATAATGTGCTCAAGACTCTGAAGAATTTATTTGGACCCAAGTATAATGGGAGGTGTTTGAGGACATTGTTGAAGAAGCAATTAGGAGACATCACAATCAAGGAGACCTTAACAAATCTGGTGATTCTTGCTTTCGATATCAAGCGGCTGCAGCCAGTTATCTTCACCACTAAAGAT GCCAAGGAGAAGTCTTACAGAGACGCCAAACTGTGTGACATCTGCATAGGCACCTCCGCAGCTCCCACCTTTCTACCCGCACACTACTTCGAGACCGTCGACGAAGCCGGCAACACCACCACCTATGATCTAATAGACGGCGGCGTTGCAGCCAACAACCCT ACGCTGATAGCAATATCCCAGATAACGAACGGGATACTGGCGGGAGATTCGGATTACGTGGAGATGTCAGCATTGGACGGGAGCAAGGTGCTGGTGCTGTCGCTGGGGACGGGGATACCGAAGCAGGCGGAGAAGTACAGCGCGGAGGCGGCAGCGCGGTGGGGGCTGCTGGGGTGGGTGTACAAGTGGAGGAACACGCCGCTGATGGATGTTTTCGGAGACGCGAGCTCGGACATGGTGGACATCCATGTGTCCACCCTGTTCCAGTCCCTTCACACCAAGAAGAATTACCTCCGGATCCAGGACGACACCCTCTGCGGCGACCAGACTTCGCTGGACATCGCGACCTCCCGCAATCTGCAGGAGCTGGTCGGAGTGGCGCAACGGCGCCTCACGATGCCCATGTCGCGAGTCGACCTCGAGACGGGGCAGTTCGAGGAGGTGGAAGGAGAGGGCACCAATGAAGAGGCTTTGATTCGATTTGCTAAACAGCTTTCGGCAGAGAGAAAGCTGAGGGAGTTGGGCGAAACTCATAAAACACTTGTTATCCATTGA
- the LOC121745728 gene encoding sister chromatid cohesion protein solo-like translates to MGTPETPTSGSVEMEAPTGGRRTGGGEGRGGDGGGGRRGGGGGGRRGGGGGRRGGREQGPTGGGRGGDGEPETSGGRGGGDRRGEKYNDDESLAVARAWEAVTTNPVIGTDQTDFCFWRRILTEYNGFKPEGSAGCDEGQIRKKFSRISRAVKRFRSIYEKQLQNAESGHSEADVRALSYQLFNTERWPKFTYWNEYMLLRDSPQFKAICDDETGPTGKRTKIVADGTYSSGSDSRAFDLNDDVRDEPPSTMSRRQRPQGQQAAIREARTASQVSRSSAAAPRPSPTAALTQTLEVQMMKQLADNLSLYEKSTDPITKMMYYDLILRLRSKLGFFVRSETGEASASGAGVGGGGGGGFD, encoded by the exons ATGGGTACACCGGAGACCCCGACATCCGGTAGTGTGGAGATGGAGGCCCCCACCGGGGGTCGCCGAACCGGCGGTGGTGAGGGGCGAGGCGGCGACGGTGGCGGTGGGaggcgaggcggcggcggcggtgggaggcgaggcggcggcggtgggaggCGAGGCGGCAGAGAGCAGGGGCCCACCGGGGGCGGGCGAGGCGGAGACGGAGAGCCAGAAACCAgcggtggccgaggcggtggtgATCGGCGGGGCGAGAAGTACAACGACGACGAATCCCTCGCTGTTGCGCGGGCTTGGGAGGCGGTCACGACGAATCCGGTCATCGGCACAGATCAGACCGACTTTTGCTTCTGGAGGCGCATCCTGACGGAGTATAACGGCTTCAAACCAGAAGGCAGTGCCGGATGTGATGAAGGCCAGATCCGGAAGAAGTTCAGCCGGATCAGTAGAGCTGTGAAGAGGTTTAGGAGCATTTACGAGAAACAGCTCCAGAATGCCGAAAGCGGCCACAGCGAAGCCGATGTACGGGCGTTATCGTATCAGTTGTTTAATACTGAACGTTGGCccaagttcacctactggaatgaatacATGCTTCTCCGAGACTCCCCTCAATTCAAGGCGATCTGCGATGATGAGACCGGTCCTACTGGGAAGCGGACAAAAATCGTGGCCGACGGCACCTACAGCAGTGGTAGCGACTCACGTGCATTCGACCTGAATGACGATGTGAGGGATGAGCCCCCCTCGACAATGTCGAGGCGCCAGCGCCCGCAGGGCCAACAAGCTGCCATCCGAGAAGCTAGAACCGCTTCCCAAGTCTCTCGGTCGAGCGCGGCGGCACCGCGCCCTTCACCGACCGCGGCGTTGACTCAAACACTGGAGGTGCAGATGATGAAGCAACTTGCGGATAACTTGTCCTTGTACGAGAAGTCGACAGACCCTATCACCAAGATGATGTACTACGACCTCATTCTTAGATTGAGGTCGAAGTTGGGCTTCTTCGTTCGGTCGGAGACGGGCGAAGCTAGCGCCAGTGGGGCCGGTGtaggcggcggtggaggag GTGGGTTTGATTAG